One stretch of Rosistilla oblonga DNA includes these proteins:
- a CDS encoding flagellar hook-basal body protein — protein MPYGMYMSAAGAKAQSHRLEVVSHNLANVNTPGYKAQAPVLQARFAESIEESLKNPGTGEVDDVGGGVTLQSTGTEFREGPIKQTGVRTDFAIHNASDFFVVQHDDQQMLTRAGNFLFNSNGTLVNQGGDPVLDTGGRPIQIDPRLPFDVTAGGRITQSGTTFDLMLARPNGYGDLSRQGENLYMPLAEFQPVAPTEREVANGALEQSAVNPTTTMMELIEASRGYEANTKMIQNQDHVMGSLISRILQS, from the coding sequence ATGCCCTACGGAATGTACATGTCGGCGGCCGGCGCCAAAGCGCAGAGCCATCGTTTAGAAGTCGTCAGCCACAACTTGGCCAATGTCAACACGCCGGGCTATAAAGCTCAGGCGCCGGTGTTGCAGGCTCGCTTTGCCGAATCGATCGAAGAATCGCTAAAAAATCCTGGCACCGGAGAGGTCGATGATGTCGGCGGCGGCGTTACGCTGCAGTCGACCGGCACGGAATTCCGCGAGGGACCGATCAAACAGACTGGCGTTCGCACCGATTTTGCGATCCACAACGCATCGGACTTCTTCGTCGTCCAGCACGACGATCAACAGATGCTGACCCGCGCCGGGAACTTCTTGTTCAACTCCAACGGCACGCTGGTCAATCAAGGCGGCGATCCCGTCCTCGACACCGGCGGACGCCCGATTCAGATCGATCCTCGGCTCCCCTTCGATGTCACCGCAGGAGGGCGGATCACCCAATCGGGCACCACGTTCGACCTGATGCTAGCGCGTCCGAACGGCTACGGCGATCTTTCGCGACAAGGCGAAAACCTGTACATGCCATTAGCTGAGTTTCAGCCGGTGGCGCCGACCGAACGCGAAGTCGCCAACGGCGCGTTGGAGCAATCGGCGGTGAACCCGACGACCACGATGATGGAATTGATCGAAGCGTCGCGTGGTTATGAAGCCAATACCAAGATGATTCAGAACCAAGATCATGTGATGGGATCGTTGATCTCGCGCATTTTGCAAAGTTAA
- a CDS encoding flagellar basal body P-ring protein FlgI — protein sequence MNLLLRSILLCLVPSMLAASVSAEELKLRDICRIKGQEITTVQGLGLVVGLKGTGDPDAKPTAKALARMIQLMGGQISTDPRGQLMLDDVEQAGNVALVFVTARVPEVGAQQGDRLDCTVNAIGAKSLAGGTLMLSPLLGPRADQPTVYAMAEGPLRISNPDSPTSAMVHQGAKMERSLLAPFHENGKLTLILDRDFADFDTVQWIEDAINSQGEQPLTGESAGIDPSARVPVARAIDQLHIEVDIPPVYRNNPISFISLLLGLRVALPNNDTRVVINEREGVVVIGEEVRIAPVLITHRNLRIEAGARPGFVPVDAAAPKAENAKLKNLADALNALEVPTDDLIAIIKALKTKGDLYGDVIFQ from the coding sequence ATGAATCTTCTGCTGCGATCGATCCTGTTGTGTTTGGTGCCGTCGATGCTCGCTGCATCGGTGTCGGCCGAAGAACTGAAGCTGCGCGATATCTGCCGCATCAAGGGGCAAGAGATCACGACAGTTCAGGGGCTTGGGCTGGTCGTCGGACTCAAGGGGACCGGCGATCCGGATGCCAAGCCGACCGCCAAAGCGTTGGCTCGGATGATCCAATTGATGGGCGGTCAGATCTCGACCGATCCACGCGGCCAGTTGATGTTGGACGATGTCGAACAAGCCGGGAACGTGGCGTTGGTGTTTGTCACCGCGAGGGTTCCCGAAGTTGGAGCTCAGCAGGGCGACCGACTCGACTGTACCGTCAACGCGATCGGAGCCAAGAGTCTCGCCGGTGGAACGCTGATGCTCTCGCCACTGTTGGGGCCGCGAGCCGATCAGCCGACGGTCTACGCGATGGCCGAAGGGCCGCTGCGGATTTCGAACCCCGATTCGCCAACTTCCGCGATGGTGCATCAGGGAGCGAAGATGGAACGCTCGCTGTTGGCTCCGTTTCACGAAAACGGAAAATTAACGCTGATTCTCGATCGCGACTTCGCCGACTTCGACACCGTGCAATGGATCGAAGATGCGATCAACAGCCAAGGCGAGCAACCGCTGACCGGCGAATCGGCCGGTATCGATCCATCGGCTCGTGTTCCCGTGGCTCGCGCGATCGATCAATTACATATCGAAGTCGACATACCGCCGGTCTATCGAAACAATCCGATCTCGTTCATCTCGCTGTTGTTGGGGCTGCGTGTCGCGCTGCCCAACAATGACACCCGCGTTGTGATCAACGAACGCGAAGGAGTGGTCGTGATCGGCGAAGAGGTGCGGATCGCGCCGGTGCTGATCACGCATCGCAACCTACGAATCGAAGCGGGTGCGCGGCCGGGTTTTGTGCCGGTCGATGCGGCCGCGCCCAAAGCGGAAAACGCCAAGCTGAAGAATCTGGCCGATGCGCTCAACGCGTTGGAAGTTCCCACCGACGATCTGATCGCAATTATCAAAGCCTTAAAAACCAAAGGCGACCTTTACGGAGATGTGATCTTCCAATGA
- a CDS encoding ABC transporter ATP-binding protein, translated as MIELNGFGKDYGDFTAVDCIDMKIEAGEVFGFIGPNGAGKSTSIRFLATLLKASRGDGTVAGHSVSRDPMAVRRVVGYMPDNFGVYDGMRVWEFLDFFAVAYQIRKEARKRIISEVLELLDLSHKRDDFVNGLSRGMKQRLCLAKTLVHDPPVLILDEPASGLDPRARVEVKALLKELRRMGKTILISSHILTELADCCTSIGIIERGKILMHGPIDSVYRQLRRNRVLEVSFLENQDAGLSILRSSEALRSLDVIGDKATAEMETDDEGMAQLLERMLAEGVRVRKFNDKDPTLEDVFMTVTKGLVS; from the coding sequence ATGATTGAACTCAACGGCTTTGGCAAAGACTACGGCGACTTCACCGCCGTCGACTGCATCGACATGAAAATCGAGGCGGGGGAGGTGTTTGGGTTTATCGGTCCCAACGGCGCTGGCAAAAGCACTTCGATCCGCTTCCTGGCCACGCTCCTAAAAGCATCGCGCGGCGATGGAACGGTCGCCGGGCACAGCGTCTCGCGCGATCCGATGGCGGTCCGCCGCGTGGTCGGTTACATGCCCGATAACTTTGGCGTCTACGACGGGATGCGGGTCTGGGAGTTTCTGGACTTCTTCGCTGTCGCCTACCAGATTCGCAAAGAGGCGCGGAAGCGGATCATTTCGGAGGTCCTCGAACTGTTGGACCTGTCGCACAAGCGGGACGATTTCGTTAACGGGCTCTCCCGCGGCATGAAACAACGACTGTGCCTGGCCAAGACGCTTGTCCACGACCCGCCGGTTTTGATCCTCGACGAACCGGCTAGCGGTCTGGACCCGCGGGCCCGCGTCGAAGTCAAAGCGTTATTAAAAGAGCTGCGGCGGATGGGGAAAACGATTCTGATCAGCAGCCACATTTTGACCGAACTCGCCGATTGCTGCACTTCGATTGGGATCATCGAACGGGGCAAGATCCTGATGCACGGGCCGATCGATTCGGTTTACCGGCAACTGCGTCGTAATCGTGTCTTGGAGGTCAGCTTCCTCGAAAACCAAGATGCGGGGCTGTCGATCTTGCGGAGTAGCGAAGCGCTGCGATCGCTGGACGTGATCGGCGACAAAGCGACAGCGGAAATGGAGACCGACGACGAAGGGATGGCTCAATTGCTGGAACGGATGCTGGCCGAAGGAGTCCGCGTGCGGAAGTTCAACGATAAAGATCCGACGCTCGAAGACGTCTTTATGACAGTCACCAAGGGCCTGGTTTCCTAA
- a CDS encoding CPXCG motif-containing cysteine-rich protein: MQDEAKYICDGCGEEIVIPIDLSAGVSQDYVEDCPVCCRPNVIHVDLDADGMANVWTERE, translated from the coding sequence ATGCAAGACGAAGCAAAATATATCTGCGATGGCTGTGGTGAGGAGATCGTGATCCCGATCGATCTCTCGGCGGGCGTCAGCCAAGATTACGTCGAAGACTGCCCGGTCTGCTGTCGGCCCAACGTGATCCACGTCGACCTCGATGCCGATGGGATGGCCAACGTCTGGACCGAACGCGAATAA
- a CDS encoding SlyX family protein, whose protein sequence is MNPSESMQQQINKLQETVAFQQRTIDHFHEALLEIRRELDNATRQLDQQKGRVHWLSENIAGDNLPHEKPPHY, encoded by the coding sequence ATGAACCCGTCTGAATCGATGCAACAACAGATCAACAAGCTACAGGAAACCGTCGCGTTCCAGCAACGAACGATCGACCATTTTCACGAAGCTTTATTGGAGATCCGTCGCGAATTGGACAACGCGACGCGGCAGCTGGATCAGCAAAAAGGCCGCGTCCACTGGCTCTCGGAGAACATCGCCGGCGACAACCTGCCTCATGAGAAGCCGCCGCACTATTGA
- a CDS encoding rod-binding protein, whose amino-acid sequence MISGIHNQSLTNQAAAHSKSNLQQSGNSLQAAPADEMQTLFRDFVGKTLFGELMSSMHKTHDKAAYFHGGQAEEIFQQQLDQVMVDEITESSASQIADPMFELFQLSRRG is encoded by the coding sequence ATGATCAGCGGAATCCATAATCAATCGCTTACCAACCAAGCGGCGGCGCATTCGAAGTCGAATCTGCAGCAATCGGGCAATTCCTTGCAAGCCGCACCGGCCGATGAGATGCAGACGCTGTTTCGCGACTTCGTCGGCAAGACGCTGTTTGGCGAACTGATGTCGTCGATGCACAAGACGCACGACAAAGCCGCCTACTTTCACGGCGGCCAAGCCGAAGAGATCTTTCAACAGCAGTTGGATCAGGTGATGGTCGACGAGATCACCGAATCGTCGGCTTCGCAGATCGCCGACCCGATGTTCGAACTGTTCCAACTCTCCCGCCGCGGATAG
- the flgA gene encoding flagellar basal body P-ring formation chaperone FlgA: MIAVRHGLCISATQRRFAAGGQWICAVGVWVSMLGTVALAQQSDPWTLQLKPNVTVTSSIVRVEDVVQPVSIPDNVWDQLRKSTVGLIPTDGRPLQLMRYRLAEALNHSKLVTAPILWVGPESTSVRSNPVVQVAAKVVTTVAEVAPKEIDPQSKRLIERVVEKAMQDYENDFEYKIDWERLPIAQVEEITSYQRVAVPTTITAGVARFVLTSTVEGEKREVPVYLQINELPRAIVATQNLSRGQIIGPSQLQWKVIDSTVRSDHLATDMSQLIGQEVKRNVPAGRWVQQTDVGPPILVRRNDMVEVMVVGGAIVIRTGGKAMGEGSEGDLIQIETIEDRKRLLARVISTGLVEIVTRAPQVQR, translated from the coding sequence ATGATTGCAGTACGCCACGGACTTTGCATTTCAGCAACGCAGCGGCGATTTGCCGCCGGCGGGCAATGGATCTGCGCCGTCGGCGTTTGGGTGAGCATGCTCGGTACCGTCGCGCTCGCGCAGCAGTCCGATCCGTGGACACTGCAGTTGAAGCCAAACGTTACGGTCACCTCGTCGATCGTCCGCGTCGAAGATGTCGTTCAACCGGTTTCGATCCCCGACAACGTCTGGGATCAGCTGCGCAAATCGACGGTTGGATTGATCCCCACCGATGGTCGACCGCTACAGTTGATGCGGTATCGGTTAGCCGAAGCGCTCAATCATTCCAAACTGGTCACCGCACCGATCCTTTGGGTCGGCCCCGAATCGACAAGCGTCCGATCCAATCCCGTCGTGCAAGTCGCTGCGAAGGTGGTCACCACGGTGGCGGAAGTCGCGCCGAAAGAAATCGATCCGCAGAGTAAACGCTTGATCGAGCGAGTTGTCGAAAAAGCGATGCAGGACTACGAAAACGACTTCGAATACAAGATCGATTGGGAACGACTGCCGATCGCCCAAGTCGAAGAGATCACCAGTTACCAACGCGTTGCTGTCCCCACGACGATCACCGCCGGTGTCGCTCGTTTTGTCCTTACATCGACCGTGGAAGGAGAGAAGCGGGAGGTGCCCGTCTATCTGCAGATCAACGAATTGCCTCGCGCGATCGTCGCCACGCAGAACCTTTCCCGCGGGCAGATCATCGGTCCCAGTCAGCTGCAATGGAAAGTGATCGATTCGACCGTCCGCAGCGATCATTTGGCTACCGACATGAGCCAGTTGATCGGCCAGGAAGTCAAACGGAACGTCCCCGCGGGGCGTTGGGTCCAACAGACCGATGTAGGACCGCCGATCTTGGTCCGTCGCAACGACATGGTCGAAGTCATGGTTGTCGGCGGAGCGATCGTGATTCGCACCGGCGGCAAGGCGATGGGCGAAGGTTCCGAAGGGGATCTGATTCAGATCGAAACGATCGAAGATCGCAAGCGGTTGTTGGCTCGCGTGATCAGCACGGGGCTGGTCGAGATCGTCACTCGCGCCCCACAAGTGCAACGCTAA
- a CDS encoding Gfo/Idh/MocA family protein, with translation MNALRFGVLGTARIARRIVADMQSVDAIQVVGIASRDPARARWYADQYGIAQAFDSYDAMLASDSIDAVYIPLPPSLHHDWALAAADAGKHLIVEKPVAMTLAEAQAIDQRCRDRGRQWLDATAWLHHLRTDRIRQSIDAGALGRVQHISVACSFFEPFQSDDHRLNPDLGGGCLLDLGWYAYGMARWAAGRLPVAIQSIGRQDRGIWFRSSSLLDFGDDLTATVNCAYDTATRKWFEIAGDQASIVCDDFTRPWPSKPARFWIHDRAGSVKSETFDGNQEARMLATFADLVSNANAATAMNQQALDTQQILQSVADGLAN, from the coding sequence TTGAACGCTTTACGTTTTGGAGTTTTGGGAACGGCGCGGATCGCGCGGCGGATCGTCGCCGATATGCAATCGGTCGATGCGATTCAGGTCGTGGGGATTGCCAGTCGCGATCCCGCGCGGGCTCGTTGGTACGCCGATCAGTACGGGATCGCTCAAGCCTTCGACAGCTACGACGCAATGCTCGCCAGCGACAGTATCGACGCGGTCTATATCCCGTTGCCCCCATCGCTGCACCACGACTGGGCGTTGGCCGCTGCCGATGCGGGCAAGCATCTGATCGTCGAAAAGCCGGTTGCGATGACGCTGGCCGAAGCTCAAGCGATCGACCAACGCTGTCGCGACCGCGGCCGGCAATGGCTCGACGCAACCGCTTGGCTGCATCATCTGCGGACCGATCGAATCCGGCAATCGATCGACGCGGGCGCACTCGGACGAGTGCAGCATATCAGCGTCGCTTGTTCGTTTTTTGAACCGTTTCAATCGGACGACCATCGGCTGAACCCCGACCTGGGCGGCGGCTGTCTGTTGGATCTCGGTTGGTATGCGTACGGGATGGCGCGGTGGGCGGCGGGCCGTCTGCCGGTCGCGATCCAATCGATCGGCCGGCAGGATCGGGGCATCTGGTTTCGCAGCAGTAGCCTGCTGGACTTTGGCGACGACCTGACCGCCACGGTGAACTGTGCCTATGACACCGCGACGCGGAAGTGGTTCGAAATCGCTGGCGATCAAGCGTCGATCGTCTGCGACGACTTCACCCGACCGTGGCCTTCGAAGCCGGCAAGATTCTGGATTCACGACCGGGCAGGGAGCGTCAAAAGCGAAACCTTTGACGGAAACCAAGAAGCCCGGATGCTGGCCACTTTTGCCGATCTGGTCAGCAACGCCAACGCGGCCACGGCGATGAATCAGCAGGCGCTCGATACGCAACAGATTCTGCAATCCGTTGCCGATGGGCTCGCAAACTGA
- the flgG gene encoding flagellar basal-body rod protein FlgG, translating into MSVQTLYTAATGMDAMETKLDVIANNLANVNTTGFKRDRANFEDLLYRNEIYPGVQDSNQTPTPTGTQIGLGVRVMSTQTDHSQGTLEQTGRELDFGIEGRGFLPVLDPRSQTTVYTRAANLDVNANGQLVLGSAQTGRLIDPPITIPQDATQIQISDTGIVSVRIPGTVELQQQGQIQLAQFVNPDGLLKIGENLYQETEASGTNQLSDPGSDGAGVIRQGNLEVSNVEPVRELIDLITTQRAFELNSQAVQAGDQMMQTIANLRRF; encoded by the coding sequence ATGAGTGTCCAAACGCTATACACCGCCGCGACCGGTATGGACGCGATGGAAACCAAGTTGGATGTGATCGCCAATAATTTGGCGAATGTGAACACCACTGGGTTCAAACGCGATCGCGCGAACTTCGAAGATCTGTTGTATCGCAACGAGATCTATCCGGGCGTGCAAGATTCCAACCAAACACCCACGCCGACCGGGACGCAGATCGGGCTCGGCGTTCGCGTGATGAGCACGCAGACCGATCACAGCCAAGGAACCTTGGAACAGACCGGTCGCGAACTCGACTTTGGCATCGAAGGACGTGGCTTCCTGCCCGTCTTGGATCCACGCAGCCAGACGACCGTCTACACTCGCGCGGCGAATCTGGACGTCAATGCCAACGGGCAATTGGTCCTTGGTTCGGCGCAAACGGGCCGCTTGATCGATCCGCCGATCACGATCCCCCAAGACGCAACGCAGATCCAAATCAGCGACACCGGAATCGTCTCGGTGCGGATCCCCGGAACCGTCGAACTGCAACAGCAGGGGCAGATTCAGTTGGCGCAGTTCGTCAATCCGGATGGCTTGCTGAAGATCGGTGAAAATCTGTATCAAGAGACCGAAGCATCGGGAACCAACCAGTTGAGCGATCCGGGCAGCGATGGCGCTGGAGTGATTCGGCAGGGAAATCTCGAGGTTTCTAACGTCGAACCGGTACGTGAGTTGATCGACCTGATCACCACCCAGCGGGCGTTTGAGTTGAATTCGCAAGCCGTCCAGGCGGGCGACCAAATGATGCAAACCATCGCCAACCTACGTCGTTTCTAA
- a CDS encoding sulfatase-like hydrolase/transferase, with protein MKSLLYRALLLLVAFGSTPLLSLASGADQPNFVFLISEDNSTHYLQLFDPHGAATPNIEALAANGLLFENAFSNAPVCSVARTTLITSCYGPRIGTQFHRRSQPAPMPEGLRMWPAYLRDAGYYTTNNSKKDYNAIEGPGVWDASSGKANWRGRKPGQPFFHKQSFGTTHESRLHFSRQSMEENPTTTDPATVFVAPYHPDTPTFRYTNAKYRDLMQQVDAEIGKVVNRLEADGLLEETFIFYFGDHGGVLPRGKGYAYDSGLHIPLVVRIPAKYQHLVDATRGSRSEGFVSFIDFGPTLLHLAGVDVPQGVDGNPFLGPGITAAELASRDEAFGYADRFDEKWDLVRTLRKGRYEYVRSFQPFNFDGLQNNYRYKSLAFQEWRDLFAAGELNAVQAQFFQPRSVEALYDLKSDPHETINLAGDPQYADVLLELRTQLGQRMRQMPDLSLFPESVLIDQAMDNPVAFGQRQQERIAAAMDVADLSLQPFLDAAPAIAKTLAAEDKLLRYWGCIVCSCHGEQAASLADVLRRLAAGDASRLVRVRAAESLSLIAGEDPRPVIMQALRSTTSPLEAAEILNTVVMLKDGPTAVEFEITAASLASLKLTASDDAALRRLEYLDPNFQPIAKKKQPRGKAKKRP; from the coding sequence ATGAAATCGCTGCTCTATCGCGCGTTGTTGCTGCTGGTTGCGTTCGGATCGACACCGCTCCTTTCGCTCGCTAGCGGAGCCGACCAGCCGAACTTTGTCTTCCTGATCTCCGAAGACAATTCGACGCACTATCTGCAGCTGTTCGATCCCCACGGCGCAGCGACTCCAAATATCGAAGCCCTCGCCGCCAACGGGCTGTTGTTCGAGAACGCTTTCTCCAACGCGCCGGTCTGCTCGGTCGCTCGCACGACTTTGATTACAAGTTGTTACGGGCCGCGGATCGGCACGCAGTTCCATCGCCGCAGCCAGCCCGCTCCGATGCCCGAGGGGCTGCGGATGTGGCCCGCCTATCTCCGCGATGCCGGCTACTACACGACCAACAACAGCAAAAAAGATTACAACGCGATCGAAGGTCCCGGCGTCTGGGATGCTTCGTCGGGCAAAGCGAACTGGCGCGGCCGCAAACCGGGGCAACCCTTCTTCCACAAACAGTCCTTCGGAACGACGCACGAGAGCCGGCTGCATTTCTCGCGTCAGTCGATGGAAGAGAACCCGACGACGACCGATCCTGCGACCGTCTTTGTCGCTCCCTACCATCCCGACACGCCGACCTTCCGCTACACCAACGCCAAGTATCGCGACCTGATGCAGCAGGTCGACGCGGAGATCGGCAAGGTCGTCAATCGATTGGAAGCGGACGGTCTGTTGGAGGAGACTTTCATTTTCTACTTCGGCGATCACGGCGGAGTGTTGCCGCGAGGCAAGGGCTACGCCTACGACAGCGGTTTGCACATCCCGCTGGTCGTGCGGATTCCGGCCAAGTACCAACATCTTGTCGACGCCACGCGAGGCAGCCGCAGCGAAGGCTTTGTCAGCTTCATCGACTTCGGCCCGACACTGCTTCATTTGGCGGGAGTCGACGTGCCACAAGGCGTCGACGGCAATCCGTTCCTTGGACCTGGGATCACTGCCGCCGAACTGGCCAGCCGCGACGAAGCGTTTGGATACGCCGACCGCTTCGATGAAAAGTGGGACCTCGTGCGGACGCTGCGGAAGGGACGTTACGAATACGTTCGCAGCTTTCAACCGTTTAATTTCGATGGCCTGCAAAACAACTATCGCTACAAATCGCTGGCGTTCCAGGAATGGAGAGATCTGTTTGCGGCGGGCGAGTTGAACGCCGTGCAGGCTCAATTTTTCCAGCCTCGCAGCGTCGAAGCGTTATACGACTTGAAGTCCGATCCACACGAAACGATCAACTTGGCCGGCGATCCTCAATACGCCGACGTGCTGTTGGAATTGCGAACGCAATTGGGGCAGCGGATGCGGCAGATGCCAGACCTGAGTCTGTTTCCCGAGAGCGTGCTGATCGACCAAGCGATGGATAATCCTGTGGCATTTGGTCAGCGGCAGCAGGAGCGAATCGCGGCGGCGATGGATGTCGCCGACCTCAGCTTGCAACCGTTCCTCGACGCGGCGCCGGCGATCGCTAAAACGCTCGCCGCGGAGGATAAACTGCTCCGCTACTGGGGCTGCATCGTTTGCAGTTGTCACGGTGAACAGGCGGCCTCGTTGGCGGACGTTCTGCGCCGACTGGCGGCCGGTGACGCCAGCCGCTTGGTCCGGGTGAGGGCTGCGGAAAGCTTGAGTCTGATCGCGGGTGAGGATCCGCGGCCGGTGATCATGCAGGCGCTGCGATCGACGACTTCGCCGCTCGAAGCGGCGGAGATCCTGAACACGGTCGTGATGCTTAAAGACGGCCCGACAGCTGTCGAGTTCGAGATTACCGCGGCGTCGCTGGCAAGCTTGAAATTGACGGCTAGCGACGATGCGGCGCTGCGACGGCTGGAGTATCTGGATCCGAACTTCCAGCCGATCGCAAAAAAGAAGCAGCCGCGGGGCAAAGCGAAAAAGCGGCCCTGA
- a CDS encoding flagellar basal body L-ring protein FlgH — protein sequence MLKAFSSTCFVGLLLGCAAVAVAQENPFPQVQSGIGTEDIAPPSNQNSDPYDRGAAAPDPSRAAPSQAASAQYTQRYDAPLGLQSASWTYIPPPPTRTLQMNDIVTIRVDEIARVQAEGSASTRKNGLYDTLLKDWVNLRGGKLQPDTHEGGDLRLQGTVNSLYRADSEIESREALSFNIAARVVDIRPNGNLVVEAHKTMYVNENVWETFLSGTCRSEDIGPDNVVLSRDLLDLQIRKNDRGRMRDGYKRGWFTRWFETLQPF from the coding sequence ATGCTCAAAGCCTTCTCATCGACGTGTTTTGTCGGTTTGCTGTTGGGTTGCGCTGCCGTGGCGGTAGCTCAGGAAAATCCATTCCCTCAAGTCCAATCGGGAATCGGGACCGAAGATATCGCGCCGCCGTCGAATCAAAACAGCGATCCTTATGATCGCGGTGCGGCGGCGCCCGATCCCTCTCGTGCCGCACCATCGCAGGCTGCTAGTGCCCAGTACACTCAGCGTTACGATGCGCCGTTGGGATTGCAATCGGCCAGTTGGACCTACATCCCGCCGCCTCCCACACGCACGTTGCAGATGAACGACATCGTCACGATCCGTGTCGATGAAATCGCCCGCGTTCAAGCCGAGGGATCCGCCTCGACGCGAAAGAACGGATTGTACGACACGCTGCTAAAAGATTGGGTCAATCTTCGCGGTGGCAAACTTCAGCCCGACACGCATGAAGGTGGCGATCTCCGTCTGCAAGGGACCGTCAACAGTTTGTACCGGGCCGATTCGGAGATCGAGAGTCGCGAGGCGCTGTCGTTTAACATCGCCGCCCGCGTCGTCGACATTCGCCCCAACGGCAACTTGGTCGTCGAAGCTCACAAGACGATGTACGTGAATGAAAACGTCTGGGAGACGTTCCTCTCGGGCACCTGCCGCAGCGAGGATATCGGGCCGGACAACGTCGTCCTCAGTCGCGATCTGCTGGATCTGCAAATCCGCAAAAACGATCGCGGCCGGATGCGAGACGGCTACAAACGCGGTTGGTTCACGCGTTGGTTCGAAACGCTGCAACCGTTCTAA